Proteins found in one Actinokineospora alba genomic segment:
- a CDS encoding PP2C family protein-serine/threonine phosphatase, which yields MTLVLRYAARSDRGLVRSNNQDSVYAGPRLLSLADGMGGHVAGEVASKVVIAALAPLDDDEPGDDLLGQLREATLAGNGAIAELVAGDPDLDGMGTTLSAILFAGNRIGLVHVGDSRVYLRRNGQFTQITHDDTFVQSLIDEGRITEDEAATHPQRSLLLKALTGHEVEPSLTVREARAGDRYLLCSDGLSGPVSHETMSEAIEIPDPQMCADRMIELALKGGGPDNVTVIVADVIDVDYGDNNPIVGGAAGNGMDEMPPGDSPASRAATITAPRLPRVEAPPEPPDPRIKRRKRVRLILASLLVLLLLVAGAIAARLWVNNQYFVGEGENGEIAIFQGVRGSVLGLSLNSQREGSCDPATAATCDKFYVDDLEQFGKDEVRSGSITFDNIVGAREFVRELRSKFGLPDCADLAKTTTTQPPPTTQPAQPTGAPTEPNVATSNIAPPTTTTAGPTGQVTPEPGVNCRKPRDEDKGGG from the coding sequence ATGACCCTTGTTCTTCGCTACGCGGCCCGAAGCGACCGGGGCCTGGTTCGTTCCAACAACCAGGACTCCGTGTACGCGGGTCCCCGCTTGTTGTCCTTGGCCGATGGCATGGGTGGCCATGTGGCGGGCGAGGTGGCCAGCAAGGTCGTCATCGCCGCGCTCGCGCCGCTCGATGACGACGAGCCGGGTGATGATCTTCTCGGCCAGTTGCGTGAGGCGACGTTGGCGGGCAATGGCGCCATCGCCGAGCTTGTCGCGGGCGACCCGGATCTCGACGGCATGGGCACGACCCTGTCCGCGATCCTCTTCGCGGGGAACCGCATCGGGCTGGTCCATGTCGGCGATTCGCGGGTCTACCTGCGGCGCAATGGCCAGTTCACCCAGATCACGCATGACGACACGTTCGTCCAGTCGCTGATCGATGAGGGCCGGATCACCGAGGACGAGGCCGCCACCCATCCGCAGCGTTCGCTGCTGCTCAAGGCGCTGACCGGCCATGAGGTCGAGCCGAGCCTGACGGTGCGCGAGGCCCGCGCGGGCGACCGCTACCTGTTGTGTTCCGACGGCCTGTCGGGCCCGGTGAGCCACGAGACCATGAGCGAGGCCATCGAGATCCCGGATCCGCAGATGTGCGCGGACCGGATGATCGAGCTGGCGCTCAAGGGCGGTGGCCCGGACAACGTCACCGTGATCGTCGCCGACGTGATCGACGTCGACTACGGCGACAACAACCCCATCGTGGGTGGCGCGGCGGGCAACGGCATGGACGAGATGCCGCCCGGCGACTCCCCCGCTTCGCGCGCGGCCACGATCACGGCGCCGAGGCTGCCGCGGGTCGAGGCGCCGCCGGAGCCGCCGGACCCGAGGATCAAGCGCCGCAAGCGCGTGCGGCTGATCCTGGCGAGTCTGTTGGTGCTGCTGCTGCTCGTGGCGGGCGCCATCGCGGCCCGGCTGTGGGTCAACAACCAGTACTTCGTCGGTGAGGGCGAGAACGGCGAGATCGCGATCTTCCAGGGTGTGCGCGGCAGCGTGCTGGGGTTGTCGCTCAACAGCCAGCGTGAGGGCTCGTGCGACCCGGCCACGGCGGCGACGTGCGACAAGTTCTACGTCGACGACCTGGAGCAGTTCGGCAAGGACGAGGTCCGCTCGGGCAGCATCACGTTCGACAACATCGTCGGGGCGCGCGAGTTCGTCCGCGAGCTGCGCAGCAAGTTCGGCCTGCCCGACTGCGCCGACCTGGCGAAGACCACGACCACGCAGCCGCCGCCCACGACTCAGCCCGCCCAGCCGACGGGCGCGCCGACCGAGCCGAACGTGGCCACGTCGAACATCGCTCCGCCCACCACGACGACCGCTGGTCCTACTGGTCAAGTCACCCCGGAACCGGGTGTGAACTGCCGCAAGCCGCGCGACGAGGACAAGGGCGGCGGCTGA
- a CDS encoding FHA domain-containing protein FhaB/FipA, giving the protein MPELVMQLTRAGFLALLWLFVLAALRVVRSDLYAASGLRVAVPGFRRSAAGKVRGKAPRQLVVTHGALSGTRISLDGRPIMIGRADDSTLVLDDDYASTRHARLSMRGTDWYVEDLGSTNGTYLDRAKVTAPLRVPLGVPIRIGKTVIELRS; this is encoded by the coding sequence GTGCCAGAGTTGGTTATGCAGCTGACCAGGGCAGGGTTTCTCGCCCTGCTCTGGCTGTTCGTGCTGGCCGCGCTTCGGGTGGTCCGCTCCGATCTTTACGCGGCCTCCGGGCTGCGGGTCGCGGTGCCCGGTTTCCGCCGGTCCGCGGCGGGCAAGGTGCGCGGTAAGGCACCTCGGCAGCTCGTGGTGACTCACGGCGCGCTGTCCGGTACCCGGATCTCGCTGGACGGCAGGCCGATCATGATCGGCCGGGCCGATGATTCGACGTTGGTTCTCGACGATGACTACGCCTCGACCCGGCATGCCAGGCTGTCGATGCGCGGAACGGACTGGTACGTGGAAGACCTGGGCTCGACGAATGGGACGTACCTCGACCGGGCTAAGGTCACCGCACCCCTCCGGGTGCCACTTGGTGTCCCGATCCGTATCGGCAAAACGGTGATCGAGCTGCGCTCATGA